ACAATAGAAGAAAAGGTAGAAAACGATAAGGGGTATATATTAATTTATAATGGCGTTGTGAATGTTAAAGACATGAAACTGTACAATGCCGATAATGAACTTGTGAATGTTTATAAAGATGTCGGCGCTACTAAAGAGGTAGACTACCGTCTTTTAAATAGCCAATGAATCTGAAAGATTGAATGGCTTCTTCGAGTTTCCATAAATTACATCGTAACGATTAAGTGATGATAATTGTCACAAAAACCTCCCTTGTTTTGTCTTAATTGATAGAGACACACAGGCGGAGGTTTTTATTTTGAGAAAAATGAACAGTTAATAGTACTTTTAATTTTATTCAAATCGCCTTGGATCAACAAAAGCCGGTTCAAGGCTTCTACAATAGATAGTTCTATAATATGCAACATCACCGGGCAAATAGAAGGGCGGTAATAACATTGCACTGCATATCCCAAAGAGAAAAAATTGAAGCATTCTTTATGAACAACGAAAAGAAAAATTCGGCATGACAACACCTGCCGAACTTAAATAGAGGCTGAGCGTATGGCGGGTGCTGCCGTGTAGGTTGGAGCTGACGAGGTTGATATTGTATGGTCTGGACTTCATACAATATCAAGCGGTTCTCTGCCAATATACATAAGGCAAAAGCTATACGCCGGAAAAGATTCCATCTGTTAATGATAAAATAAAATCATCAGAAATGACATCAAAAATTCCCCACCTGCTACTTAAAAAGAAGCCTTCTGTAGTGTAGAATGGAAAGTATGGGAAAACTACAGGAGGAGAAGATAATAAGAAAATGTTGGGGGTTGCAATGCACACAACAATCTACACTCTTTTCAAACAGGGATACAACAAAAGTCAAATAGCAAGGTTGTTAAACGTGGATAGAAAAACTGTTAGAAAAGTAATCCAAGACATTGAACAGAAAGGAGAAGTTGAGAGAAAATCAAAAAATTCAGTATTGGATAATTACAGGCAATTCATTGAGGCAAAAGTTAACAAAGGACTTTCAGCAAAGAAAATATATCAAGCTCTACAAGCAGAATTTGGTTTTGAAGGAAGCTACTCGAATGTAAGAAGATATGTCCAAAAGATAAAACAAAAGATAGCAAATTCAAAGGTGTACATGGTTTTAACAACGCTACCTGCAGAAGAAGCACAAGTTGATTTTGGATATATAGGTAAGATAAAAGTTGATGGGAAATTCAAAAAAGCATGGGTATTTACAATGGTTTTAAGTTATTCAAGATATATGTATGCAGAGATAGTATTTGACCAGACAGTTGAAACATTTATACAGTGTCATAAGAACGCATTTAAGTATTTTGGTGGAGTAGTAGAAGTTGTGAAGATAGACAATTTAAAAGCAGGTGTATTGAATGTTGATTTTTATGAAGCGCAAATACAAAAGGATTATGCAAGTTTTGCAAGCCACTATGGATTTTTACCTCATCCTTGCAGGGTATACACACCGACTGATAAAGGCAAGGTAGAATCGACAGTTAAGTATGTTAAGCAAAACTGTTTTTCTGGGGAAGAATTTAAGGATATTGATGAGGCGAGGGAGCATTTAAAAAACTGGCTTGATGATGTAGCAAATGTGAGAGTACATGGCACAACCAAGAAAGTTCCCAAAGAAGTTTTCCTCTCAGAAGAGAAAGAAAAGTTAATAGCTCTTCCTATTGAGGAATACCACATATCAAAAAGTTCAATTCATAAAGTAACTACTAACTGTCATCTCATATACAAAGGGAACTATTATTCAGTGCCATATGAGTATGCAGGATATGAAGTAGAGGTAGTTGAGATGGGCAAATACGTAACCAACAAAGAACACTATCCCTCGTCTAAGAATATAACAACTGAGGATATATTGTCAAGGCAGAGGGATAAAATATCAGAAATTGGTAATTGGGCGCTGAAGTTTTTTGAGGAATTTATTAAGCAGGAAGGATTTAAA
This Caldicellulosiruptor changbaiensis DNA region includes the following protein-coding sequences:
- the istA gene encoding IS21 family transposase produces the protein MHTTIYTLFKQGYNKSQIARLLNVDRKTVRKVIQDIEQKGEVERKSKNSVLDNYRQFIEAKVNKGLSAKKIYQALQAEFGFEGSYSNVRRYVQKIKQKIANSKVYMVLTTLPAEEAQVDFGYIGKIKVDGKFKKAWVFTMVLSYSRYMYAEIVFDQTVETFIQCHKNAFKYFGGVVEVVKIDNLKAGVLNVDFYEAQIQKDYASFASHYGFLPHPCRVYTPTDKGKVESTVKYVKQNCFSGEEFKDIDEAREHLKNWLDDVANVRVHGTTKKVPKEVFLSEEKEKLIALPIEEYHISKSSIHKVTTNCHLIYKGNYYSVPYEYAGYEVEVVEMGKYVTNKEHYPSSKNITTEDILSRQRDKISEIGNWALKFFEEFIKQEGFKKYDYRSISGIIALKERYGAEAVDNACKRALSFRGLSYKVVKNICEKGISDLPVYEDESYINEGTTELYRDIKEYNKLLEMGELQR